Proteins encoded together in one Telopea speciosissima isolate NSW1024214 ecotype Mountain lineage chromosome 4, Tspe_v1, whole genome shotgun sequence window:
- the LOC122660132 gene encoding histone H2A.1-like — protein MEGGKTKGAGGRRGGERKKAVTKSIKAGLQFPVGRVARFLKKGRYAQRLGTGAPIYLAAVLEYLAAEVLELAGNAARDNKKSRIIPRHVQLAVRNDDELGRLFDGVTIASGGVLPNIHAVLLPKKTEKSDNASQSKSPNKAVA, from the exons ATGGAAGGCGGAAAGACAAAGGGAGCCGGAGGCAGAAGAGGCGGTGAGAGAAAGAAAGCAGTAACGAAGTCTATTAAGGCGGGTCTGCAATTTCCGGTGGGTCGTGTTGCTCGTTTCTTGAAGAAAGGTCGTTACGCTCAGCGACTTGGAACTGGTGCTCCTATCTATCTCGCAGCAGTTCTTGAGTATCTCGCCGCTGAG GTTCTGGAATTGGCTGGGAATGCAGCGAGAGATAACAAGAAGTCCAGAATCATACCAAGGCATGTGCAGTTGGCAGTGAGGAACGATGATGAGTTGGGAAGATTGTTCGATGGTGTCACCATTGCTAGCGGTGGTGTTCTCCCTAACATCCACGCTGTTTTGTTGCCTAAGAAGACGGAGAAGAGCGACAATGCTTCTCAATCCAAATCTCCAAATAAAGCTGTTGCTTGA